From Mobula hypostoma chromosome 8, sMobHyp1.1, whole genome shotgun sequence, the proteins below share one genomic window:
- the LOC134351037 gene encoding uncharacterized protein LOC134351037 isoform X2: MSEPRTPRFSDRAVQVLLEQEKLAHKTRKRTSCGERPASILDLTQMEQEALDIIGPNSRRNIENGKAGGQVPQDLTHYLGFIGQEMEEEHFTEDAQSPAPSFHYISTDLNISSGMDGQLNGSSHNELFSSNEQELDIVERTIQETDDSRATSGPSCIEEDKDADLTGPAFRRKIFQEHHQLLQALDKLPKSCLTLSESVEESASIFCGVVAQGITTLQSTMERVANSVDAAMKPSVHEPVAPTLASLIEAQTSAIQALACTISTSLERLGGRIDRGFGHISDLLQSALPQLNGGMESQPHVSGPAGVSLASLSRGNSTYDPSPSSEAPSPPEAPLNLQVAVRSPRGRALRGRRP; this comes from the exons GAGAAGTTGgcccacaaaacaaggaaaagaACCAGTTGCGGGGAACGCCCAGCATCTATTCTAGATCTCACCCAGATGGAGCAGGAAGCCCTGGACATCATTGGGCCAAACAGCAGGAGAAACATTGAGAATGGCAAGGCCGGAGGCCAAGTACCACAGG ATCTGACTCATTACCTAGGCTTTATTGGACAGGAGATGGaagaggagcatttcacagaAGATGCACAGTCACCAGCCCCATCTTTCCACTACATCAGCACTGACCTAAACATCTCCAGTGGAATGGACGGTCAGCTAAATGGATCTTCACATAATGAATTATTCAGTAGTAATGAACAGGAGCTGGACATAGTGGAAAGGACCATCCAGGAGACCGATGACTCCAGGGCAACCTCTGGTCCTAGCTGTATCGAAGAGGACAAAGATGCAGATCTCACAGGCCCAGCCTTTAGAAGAAAGATTTTCCAGGAGCATCATCAGTTGCTCCAAGCTTTGGACAAACTGCCAAAGAGCTGCCTCACGCTGTCTGAGAGTGTAGAAGAGTCTGCATCCATCTTTTGTGGGGTTGTGGCACAAGGTATCACCACCCTCCAGTCTACCATGGAGCGAGTTGCCAACTCTGTCGATGCAGCAATGAAGCCCTCTGTCCATGAGCCTGTGGCACCAACTTTGGCGTCACTGATTGAGGCTCAAACAAGTGCTATTCAGGCTCTGGCTTGCACCATTTCCACTAGTTTGGAAAGGTTGGGCGGGCGTATTGATAGGGGGTTCGGTCACATCTCAGACCTTCTgcagtctgctctgccacagCTCAATGGCGGCATGGAGTCACAGCCCCATGTGAGTGGGCCAGCTGGAGTGTCTCTTGCTAGCCTCTCTCGGGGTAACAGCACGTATGATCCCTCCCCATCTTCCGAAGCCCCATCTCCTCCAGAAGCACCATTGAATCTGCAGGTGGCAGTCAGATCCCCTCGAGGTCGAGCTCTTCGAGGCAGGCGTCCTTGA